The following DNA comes from Cystobacter fuscus DSM 2262.
ACGGACCCGCCACCACCGAGGTCCGGCCCACCCAGAGGACCGTCACCCGGCGCAAGATGAAGCGCGGCAACGCCCGGTAGCCCGCCGCGCTCGCGGGAGCGGCCCCCGGCGGAGGTACAGCCACGCGGCGACTGCTCCCGGCGCCAGAGCTCCCGGGCCCGGCGCGCCCATGCAGCCCCGGGGGAGGTCCTCCCCTTTGGAAGGCTCGGAAGGGGGCTCGGAAGGGGGCTCGGAGACGGGCTCCGCGCACGGGGTGAAACAGCGGCACGAGTCATCGCCCTCGGGCTCCAGACGCGCGCACACACCCCCGGCTCCGCACTGGGCGTCCTCGGCGCACGGGGCGCCATAGTCTCCCGGTTGAAGCGCGGGCAGGAAGCAGCGGCGCGAGGCGTCCGACGTCTCGGCGCAGGCGAGGCCCGCGGGGCAGTCCGCGTCACGCGTGCAGGCCTGTGTGCAGAGGGCGTCCAGGGCGAGCCCCCGGCCGGGCGGCTCCGGGCGCTCGTCGAGGAAGGGCTGGAGGAAGGAGTCGCGCACCGCATCCACCCTCAGGTTGACGGCCTCCTTCTGGCAGGCGAAGTCGCCACTCACGGTGACGCCCGCGAGCACCTCGCCGCCCTCCGCGTCCCGCACCAGCACGGGCCCGCCGCTGTCGCCCACGCAGCTCATCGCGGGATCCGGCCCGGCGAGGAAGGCGTCCGGCCGCACCTCCGTCACGCGCAGTCCCCCCTGGCGCCGCACTCCCGGGAGCGCGTTTGCGTCCCGCGTGTCGCCAAAACCCACCACGCGCGCGGCCCCGCCCGGCGTCAGCACGTCCTCGCCCGGGCCGGGAAGCCGCGGGGAGGGCACCTCCACCGCGACCGCCAGGCGCAACAGGGCCACGTCGTGGGCGTGGGTCTCCCGCTCATAGTCCGGGTGCCGCACCGCGCGCGCCACCCGGACGAAGCGCCCCTCGGTGTGCGTCTCCGACGGCAACCGCGCACCGAAGAAGACCTCATAGGCGCCCTCCGGACCGAAGACGTCCAGGCAATGCGCCGCCGTCAGCACCACGTCCGGGGCGATGAGTGTCCCCGAGCACAGCAGCGTCAGGGACTCCCCCGAGCAGCGCACCCGCCGGGCCACCAGCGCCACTACCGCCCCATCCCCGGGTGCCTCCGTGCCTCCCACCACCGCGTCCCCCCGAGAGGCCAGGGTCCCGTCCACCTCGGAAGAAACAGGCGCGCAGGCGCCGAGGCTCGCCCCCCACAGCCCCCCCCACGCGGCGAGCCACCGGAGCCTGCCCCCCCTCACCGCGCCTGCTCCTCCTGACGGGCCGCGTCCGCCATCACCGCCGTCTCCTCGCGCAGCGAGCCCAACCTCACCCGGTGACGCGCGAGCTGCACCGCCAGCCGCCGGGACTCCGTCTCATCCCCTCGCGCGCTCGCGGACTGGCGCTCCGCCTCCAGCCGCTCCACGTCCCTATCCAGCAGCTGCGTGATGCGCACCAGCTTCTCGTGGCGCCACGCCGCAGTCTGGGGCTGCTCCGGCTCGATGGGATCATTCTCCTGTGGAGGGGAATCCGCCTCCTCGGACTCCGGCGGCGGCTCCTCCCTCGCCGCGAGCGCCTGACTCGCGGCGGGGGCCGGACCCGTCGCCGCTCCGGACTCGACGGACGGGGACGGCACGGACGGCCCGGGCACGGACGACGGGAGACCGGAAGCGGAAGGCACGGCCAGGGACGTCTCCGGAGACGGAGCGGAAGACATGTCCCGGAGCGCCCACTCAAGCGTGCCTCCCAACACCAGACACGCGGCGAGCGGAACAACGACACGGAAGCGGGGATTCATCACACGATCCTTCTGTCTACAGACGCAGCTTCCAACCCTCGGGGTGGCGCTCCACGCGCAGCAGTATCGGCTGCTCGCGCACCCGTCCATCCCGGGCCACGCGCGCACGCACCATCACCGCGTCCGCGTCGCGCCCATCCACCTTCACGTCCAGCACCTCCACCAGGGAGAAGCCGTGCGCGATCAAGTCCGCCACCGTCTCCTGGCAGGAGGACCCCCCCTCCCCGGTGAGCATCGGCCCGAGCACCGCGCAGTCCCCCGAGGGCAGCTCGGTGAAGAAGCGCCGCACGGTCTCACGCGCGGCCTCGGTCTTGCTCGCCGTCGAGGGGGCACAACCCACCAGTGCCCCCATGAGCAATGCCAAACCTGGTCGCCGCATCGTCAGTAGCAGTCCGGGGCGTACAGCTCGTCGTCGCTCGCGGAGGCGAACTGGTCATCGCAGTAGGCACTGGCCAGCGCGTGGCCGTTGCGCACACAGCCGTCATGGTTGGTGGCATCCACCGTGTACTGGGTGTCTCCGCCACAACCCCCGCCGCAGCGGCCGAAGCAGTTGCCCCGCACCTTCGGACGGCTCAAGTGGTCGGGCTCACCGCACACCCAGCTGCCACTGCTGTTCAGGTACAGCTCGTCCCCGCTGCACGTCCCGTGGTCGCCGAGCTGGGCGATCTGCTGGTTCTTCGCCAGATCGGAGCCGCCATGCTGGCAGTCGTGCTTCGCGTACGAGTACCAGTTGTAGGAGCTGCAGCTGCCCGTGTTGAGGCCGTTGCACTTCGCGTAGCTGCACAACATCGTGTAGCCCCGGCCCTGCTCGCCCATCACCGTGCGCTGCAGTTGCACCGAGCCCGGGTGCTCGGCCCACAGGCCCACCGCGCGACGCAGGTACTTCAGCTCGGGCGTGAGGGCGGCGCCCGCCGGCAGCTCCGCGTTGAGCGCCGCGTACAGGGCCGAGAGCAGCTCCCGGTCCCCATCCAGCATCTGCGTGTCCTGGCCACTGTCCTCCGCGAAGCCATCCAGCGACGACACGCCGTTGGCCGTGTCCACCAGGCCCGTGAGCGTCATGCCGTTGTGCCGCACCTCGAGGCGGAAGACACCCGGCTCCACCTGCCGCGAGGAGAAGAGGGCCTCCACGCCCCCGTGCGTGAAACGGCCCGAGGCCCCTTCCGGCCCCCGCGTCAGCGACAGCCCGTCCGAAGCACCGGACGGCTGATCCGAAGTCATCCCCTCTCCCACCTGCCCGCCACAGCCCCCCAGCATCATCGCCACGACTACACCCAGGAAGTTCCGCATGCGCTCGTACCCCCTCCGCTTGTTTTCCTAGAAAGCGAGAGAGCATCACCTGTACGGGAATTATCGGGTTTCAGACAAGTCGTGGTGCGTCAGCCCGTCACGGCGTCTCCCAACGGAAGAGGGACAGGTCCGGCCCGGCGGCCCGCGTGAGTCCCGGTACCCGTTCGGGGAGGGACTCGTGGGCACCGAGCACGAGCAGACCCCCGGGGAGCAGCCGCGTGAGGAGCCGCGCCAGCACCTGCCGCTGCACGGGGGGCGCGAAGTAGGTGAAGGCCACGTTGCGACAGAGCACCAGGTGGAAGGGGCCCTCGGGCATGTGCTCGCGCAAGTCCTCCCGGCGGAAGTCGAGGCCCTCGCGGTACTCGGGCCGCAGACAGTCCTCGTCCCCGAGCGGGGTGAAGGCCTCGTGCCGCCACGCGGCGGGCAATTCGCGCAGCGTGGCGCGCCGGTAGCAACCCCGCCGGGCGCGCTCCAGGAGCGAGGCGTCCGCGTCCGTGGCCACCAGTTCCAGGCGGAAATCCGGGAAGCGGGGCGCGAGCCCCCGCCGGAAGAGGACGGACACGCTGTAGGGCTCCTCGCCGCTGGCGCACCCCGCACTCCAGACGCGCAAGCAGGACTCCCCCCGGGCGCGCGCGGACGCCAGCACCTGGGGCAGCAGCGGCTCGAGCAGCGCGTCGAAGAGGGCCGAGTCCCGGTAGAAGCGGGAGATGGTGACGCGGCACAGCGCATCCAACACGGCCCGCTCGGCCGGATCCGCCTCCAGCCGCGCGACATAGGCGTCCAGGCCGGACAGCCCCAGCGCCTTCATCCTCCGGCCCACGCGCTTGCACACCTGGGCGCGCACCCGGCGAAAGCCCTCCTCGCGCAACCCCAGGCGCGGCGCGGCCCACCGCAACAACTCCCGGCATTCGGCGTCCGTCATCCGGGGCTCGCATTCACTCGCGCGCCGGGAGCACTTCCAACCATGGCGTGGGCGTCCCGGGGAGCCACGGCCGGACGGAGACCAGCGAGGGAGTCGTTCGAAAAGTCCAAGGTCGACCCGGGGCAGGAGCGAGGCGCTAGGGTGTTCCCATCCTCGGAGTGCATCCTTGCCATGAATCGCCCCTCCACCTGAAGTGCGAGGAGCCCCTGGAGTCCGACATGCCCCTGTTCCGATCCTCCCTGCTCGTCCTGTCCCTGGGCTACCTGGCCTGGGCCACCCTCGGGTGTGGCGGCGAGAGCGAGGCCGCGCCCAAGGCTTCCGCCAGGACCGCCACCACCCCGCTGGCCACCGAGATGCTCGCCGCGCACAACGGGGCCCGCCGGGCGGCGAAGCCCACCCCCCAGCCCGCGCTGCCCGCCCTGACCTGGTCGGAGGACGCCGCCCAGGTGGCGCGGACGTACGCGAAGCAGTGCAAGTTCGAGCACAACCCCAAGCGCGGCCCCTACGGAGAGAACCTCGCGGCGGCGGCGCCCGCGGGCTCGAAGACGACTGCACAGATCGTGGCCGACTGGGTCGGCGAGTCCGCCGACTACACCCATTCGACCAACAAGTGCGCGCCGGGCAAGGTGTGCGGCCACTACACCCAGGTGGTGTGGCGCAAGAGCACCCAGGTGGGGTGCGCGACGGTCACCTGCACGAAGAACTCCCCCTTCGGCGCGCAGTTCCCCAAGTGGCAGCTCTGGGTGTGCAACTACTCGCCTCCGGGCAACTTCGTGGGACAGAAGCCCTACTAAGGCGACGGGCCCTCGCCTCCCCTTCACAACGGGGAGGAACGAGGGCCCGTGCGGGCGGCTCGAGGAGCCGTGAGCCGGACTACTTCTTGGCCGGCTGACCCTGCGGCGCGGGAGCCGCCGGCTGACCCTCCGGAGCGGGCGGCGCGGGGGGCGGCTCGTTCTTCTGCACGTCCAGCAGCTCCACCTCGAACACGAGCGCCGAGCCACCGGGGATGCCCGGCGTGCCGCGGTCGCCGTAGGCCAGGTCCGACGGGCACACGAGCTTGGCCTTGCCGCCCACCTTCATCTTCTGCACGCCCTCGGTCCAGCACTTGATGACGCCGTTGAGCGGGAACTGGGCCGGCTCATTGCGCTTGTAGGAGCTGTCGAACTCCTTGCCGTCCGGCAGCGTGCCCCGGTAGTTCACCTTCACGATGTCGCTGGCCGTCGGCTGCGCGCCCGTGCCCTCGGTCAGCGTCTTGTAGATGAGACCCGACTCGGTGCGCTCGGCGCCGGACTCCTTGGCCGCCTCCTCCAGGAAGGTCTTGGACTTCACCTTCTCCTTCTCCGCCCGCGCCGTGGAGCGGGTGCGCGCCAGCTCCGGCAGCTTCGGGCCGAAGGCCTGGATGTCCACCACGGGCTCCTTGCCCGTCACCTGCGCCGTCAGACCCGCCTTGACGTACTCCAGCTCCTCGGGCGACATGTCGAACACCTGGATCTGCCGCGCCAGGGTGACGCCCAGGGCGTAGAAGGTCTTCTGCTCGTCCGTCTGCGGGTTGGCGCCGGCACCACTGGCCCCCCCGGCGTTGTTGGCTCCCTGCGGCTGACAACCCGCCACGGCGAACAGTGCCGCCACCACCAGAATCTTCCGCATGTGTCCTGCCTTTCTCTCCAGGGCAGCAAGCGCCACCCGTCCGCGCGCCCTTATACAAAAAAAAGCCAGCTCGGCGGCAAAGCTCGCCATCCTTAACTTTTCCCTCGGAGCATCCGCCCTGGCGGGGCTGAAGATATGGGACCCAACCAGCGAAGCCCTGGCCGTCAGGAATGAAAGGGGGCAGTCTGGCGTGTTGTCCCCCGGACGCGGGCTCCCGTCTGGTGCGACATCACCTCTCGCGGGAGCGGGCCGTATCTGTTACGGCGGCATACCGGAGTTCTTGGAGGCGCCGTGCAAGCAAGGGAAGTCCTGCGCACCAGCGTCTTGCTGGTTGATGACCAACCAGCCGACCTGGCTGCCCTGGAGCGCTACCTGGCCCCCTTCTCCCTCCACCTGGTGAAGGCGTCCTCCGGCGAAGAAGCGCTCGATCACGTGCGGGACGAGGACTTCGCGCTCGTGCTCATGGACGTGCGGTTGCCGGGCCTCAATGGGGTGGAGACGGCGCGGCGCATGCGCCAGTTGCTGGCGCGGCGGCCCCTGCCGCTGATCTTCCTCAGCGGAGCGAGCGCCGAGGAAGCCATCGTCGCGACCGCGTACTCGACGGGAGGGGTGGACTGGCTGAACAAGCCGGTGGATCCCGAGCGGCTGCGCGCCAAGGTGCGCGTCTTCGTGGATCTCTACCGGGAGCGCGAGGCGCTGAGGCTGCGGCAGGCGGAGCTGCGCGAGCGCGAGCGCGAGGTGCTGGACGAGCGGCGGCGGCGCGCCGAGCTGGAGCGTGAGCGCCTGGTGGTGGAGCTGCGCGAGGCGGTGCGCCTGCGCGACGAGTTCCTCTCCGTGGCCAGCCACGAGCTGAAGACGCCCCTCACGCCGCTCGCCCTGCGCCTGCAGCTCATGCGGCAGGAGCTGGGCAGGCCCGAGGTGGACGTGGAGCGGCTGCTCGGGCACGTGGAGGCGGCGGGCGCACAGGTACGGCGGGTGACGGCGCTCATGGACAGCCTCTTGGATGCCACGCGAATCACCAGCGGGCGGCTCACGCTGCGCCGCGAGCAGGACGTCAACCTCGCGGCCGTCGTGCGCGACGTGGTGTCCAGCTTCGAACTCCAGGCCGCGCGCGCCAACTGCCCACTGGAGCTGGAGGCTCCCGCCCGGGTGCTGGGTCAGTGGGATGTCTTGAGACTCGAGCAGATCGTGACCAACTTGTTGTCCAATGCGCTCAAGTTCGGCGCGGGCGGCACGGTGAGCGTGCGCGTCGAGGAGGACGAGGGGTGGGCCCGGTTGACCGTGCGCGATGAAGGCATTGGGATGGACGAGTCCATGCGCGCGCGCCTCTTCCGCCGGTTCGAGCGGGGTGTGTCGGAGCGGCACTATGGAGGCCTGGGCCTGGGCCTCTTCATCACCCAGCAGGTCACCGAGGCCCTGGGGGGGCGCATCCGCGTGCAGAGCGCCCCGGGGAGCGGCTCCACCTTCATCGTGGAGTTGCCCTGCTCGGCAGGAGGAGAAGACAGCGGAGGCGTCACGCATGGCGCGTGAGTTCCTCGAGCCCATCGAGCAGTTGAGGGTTCTCGTCGTGGACGACAACCCCGCGGATCGGCTCATGGCCGTGCGCGTGCTCAGGCGGGCGTTTCCCGGCATCCTCCTGGAGGAGGTGGGCGAGGAGGCACAGTGGGACCAGGTGCTCGGCCACGAGCGGTTCGATGCCGTGCTCGTCGACTACCTGCTGCCCTGGACCACCGGGTTGGATCTGCTGCACGACGTGCAGCGCACGTGGCCGGGCATCCCCGTCATCATGCTCACCGGCACGGCCGAGGAGTGGCAGGCGCTGCAGGCGGTGCAGGAGGGGCTCGAGGAGTACCTGCCCAAGACGCCCGAGTCCTACGCGGTGCTGCCACGCGCCCTGCGCTTCGCCCTGGAGCGCACCCGCCAGCGTCAGGCGCTCATCGAGTCCAAGGAGACGCTGCACCTGGTCATCGAGGGGGTGTACGGGCACGCCATCTTCATGCTGGACGCCGAGCGGAGGATCGTGAGCTGGAACGCGGGCGCCCAGTCCATCACCGGCTACTCGGAGCGCGAGGTGCTGGGCCAGCCCTACCG
Coding sequences within:
- a CDS encoding hybrid sensor histidine kinase/response regulator — its product is MQAREVLRTSVLLVDDQPADLAALERYLAPFSLHLVKASSGEEALDHVRDEDFALVLMDVRLPGLNGVETARRMRQLLARRPLPLIFLSGASAEEAIVATAYSTGGVDWLNKPVDPERLRAKVRVFVDLYREREALRLRQAELREREREVLDERRRRAELERERLVVELREAVRLRDEFLSVASHELKTPLTPLALRLQLMRQELGRPEVDVERLLGHVEAAGAQVRRVTALMDSLLDATRITSGRLTLRREQDVNLAAVVRDVVSSFELQAARANCPLELEAPARVLGQWDVLRLEQIVTNLLSNALKFGAGGTVSVRVEEDEGWARLTVRDEGIGMDESMRARLFRRFERGVSERHYGGLGLGLFITQQVTEALGGRIRVQSAPGSGSTFIVELPCSAGGEDSGGVTHGA
- a CDS encoding CAP domain-containing protein, whose translation is MPLFRSSLLVLSLGYLAWATLGCGGESEAAPKASARTATTPLATEMLAAHNGARRAAKPTPQPALPALTWSEDAAQVARTYAKQCKFEHNPKRGPYGENLAAAAPAGSKTTAQIVADWVGESADYTHSTNKCAPGKVCGHYTQVVWRKSTQVGCATVTCTKNSPFGAQFPKWQLWVCNYSPPGNFVGQKPY
- a CDS encoding FKBP-type peptidyl-prolyl cis-trans isomerase produces the protein MRKILVVAALFAVAGCQPQGANNAGGASGAGANPQTDEQKTFYALGVTLARQIQVFDMSPEELEYVKAGLTAQVTGKEPVVDIQAFGPKLPELARTRSTARAEKEKVKSKTFLEEAAKESGAERTESGLIYKTLTEGTGAQPTASDIVKVNYRGTLPDGKEFDSSYKRNEPAQFPLNGVIKCWTEGVQKMKVGGKAKLVCPSDLAYGDRGTPGIPGGSALVFEVELLDVQKNEPPPAPPAPEGQPAAPAPQGQPAKK
- a CDS encoding S1 family peptidase, with protein sequence MRGGRLRWLAAWGGLWGASLGACAPVSSEVDGTLASRGDAVVGGTEAPGDGAVVALVARRVRCSGESLTLLCSGTLIAPDVVLTAAHCLDVFGPEGAYEVFFGARLPSETHTEGRFVRVARAVRHPDYERETHAHDVALLRLAVAVEVPSPRLPGPGEDVLTPGGAARVVGFGDTRDANALPGVRRQGGLRVTEVRPDAFLAGPDPAMSCVGDSGGPVLVRDAEGGEVLAGVTVSGDFACQKEAVNLRVDAVRDSFLQPFLDERPEPPGRGLALDALCTQACTRDADCPAGLACAETSDASRRCFLPALQPGDYGAPCAEDAQCGAGGVCARLEPEGDDSCRCFTPCAEPVSEPPSEPPSEPSKGEDLPRGCMGAPGPGALAPGAVAAWLYLRRGPLPRARRATGRCRASSCAG
- a CDS encoding CheR family methyltransferase, whose translation is MTDAECRELLRWAAPRLGLREEGFRRVRAQVCKRVGRRMKALGLSGLDAYVARLEADPAERAVLDALCRVTISRFYRDSALFDALLEPLLPQVLASARARGESCLRVWSAGCASGEEPYSVSVLFRRGLAPRFPDFRLELVATDADASLLERARRGCYRRATLRELPAAWRHEAFTPLGDEDCLRPEYREGLDFRREDLREHMPEGPFHLVLCRNVAFTYFAPPVQRQVLARLLTRLLPGGLLVLGAHESLPERVPGLTRAAGPDLSLFRWETP